A genomic segment from Montipora foliosa isolate CH-2021 chromosome 9, ASM3666993v2, whole genome shotgun sequence encodes:
- the LOC137970151 gene encoding transcriptional regulator Myc-like, producing the protein MVEDNLILESFGNDFDALQPSLFKDLGDDSAALKSKGKEATDDLWKNFSFPPTPPISPACSPPYATTDEAREQPICLGIADEGLSLDDECSLYFQSSDLKDILIKDCMWNGAAFEKSVDRKQQRIHSKMERVRLLSQTPPLSESAARILSVDPSEIFPFPLSISPGSELGAENMDDQSDSEEEEVEVDVVTIENSKREQKTEEIVELDCEKTCETMPSETSLNEPSSELSSVEDKQDFPDNEKSDFVAKMRTRRHRKALSSEGLHCREGRKVAKAISSSGESDESENDSEFTRATHNVLERKRRNDLKLKFQKLRDCVPELKDNERAPKVSILRKSWEYISHIKQEEIKLVAELEKQKKINATLLRKLLALNQAN; encoded by the exons ATGGTCGAGGACAACCTTATTCTAGAAAGCTTCGGCAATGACTTCGATGCACTGCAACCATCTCTATTCAAAGATTTAGGCGATGATTCAGCAGCCTTGAAGAGTAAGGGCAAAGAAGCAACTGATGACCTCTggaaaaatttttcatttccgCCAACGCCACCCATCTCACCGGCTTGTTCCCCGCCGTACGCCACAACGGATGAAGCAAGAGAGCAGCCAATTTGTCTTGGAATCGCGGACGAAGGACTCTCTCTAGACGATGAGTGTTCTCTGTATTTCCAATCCAGTGACCTCAAGGATATATTGATCAAAGACTGCATGTGGAATGGAGCGGCCTTCGAGAAATCAGTCGACAGGAAACAACAACGAATTCATTCAAAAATGGAACGTGTTCGACTCTTATCTCAAACACCGCCTCTTAGTGAATCTGCGGCAAGAATTTTGAGTGTAGATCCTTCGGAGATTTTTCCCTTTCCTCTGAGCATAAGCCCCGGCAGTGAGCTTGGTGCGGAAAACATGGATGACCAGTCGGATTCTG AAGAGGAAGAGGTCGAAGTTGATGTCGTTACTATAGAGAACTCAAAGCGAGAGCAGAAAACTGAAGAAATCGTAGAGCTTGATTGTGAGAAAACTTGCGAAACAATGCCATCCGAAACTTCATTGAATGAACCGTCTTCTGAACTCTCAAGCGTTGAAGACAAACAAGACTTCCCTGACAACGAGAAATCGGACTTTGTGGCCAAAATGCGAACACGTCGACACAGGAAAGCTCTATCAAGCGAGGGGTTGCATTGCAGGGAAGGACGAAAGGTAGCTAAAGCCATTAGCAGTTCTGGAGAAAGCGACGAATCGGAGAATGACAGTGAGTTCACGCGTGCAACTCACAACGTATTGGAAAGGAAGCGAAGAAACgacttgaaattgaaatttcaaaagttgCGGGACTGTGTGCCGGAACTCAAGGACAACGAGCGAGCGCCGAAAGTCTCAATACTAAGAAAATCGTGGGAATATATTAGCCACATAAAGCAAGAAGAAATAAAACTGGTCGCGGAgttggaaaaacaaaagaaaattaacgcaaCGTTACTAAGAAAGCTTCTGGCTTTGAATCAGGCGAACTAG
- the LOC137970152 gene encoding transcriptional regulator Myc-like isoform X1, producing the protein MIAATSTLLCYDMFFDKRLRGPQIMDSSTHQDVIVENLTEDLYNPSIPNDDLWRKFPLPTPPYSPENCLPQATKRNFFIPSRKNGLQVVPEPEDLSSDLPLVLSDAEMQRLTCSTMDEEHIWPAVESDFDCVESQRFQGNRVVLSAAYLNESSAEMATDRRILLDLPSFVPAAVTNQDRTLAQQQVDVRWQSHFSGENPSMRASRHVSEEFVPQQRFDYGVIKKPRKSRRSSRQDSPPMEGVEDSEDNETSRATHNVLERQRREDLKCRFQRLRDSIPELEDNDRASKVMILKKAREYVHQLHLEEERLRADKELERQRRLILLERLNCLRQGYSVL; encoded by the exons ATGATTGCCGCCACAAGTACACT ACTCTGCTACGACATGTTTTTTGACAAGAGACTACGTGGACCGCAAATCATGGATTCCTCTACTCACCAAGATGTCATAGTTGAGAATCTCACAGAGGATCTATACAACCCATCGATCCCAAACGATGACTTATGGAGGAAGTTTCCGCTTCCAACACCACCATACTCTCCGGAGAACTGTCTTCCTCAAGCAACTAAGCGGAACTTCTTCATTCCATCAAGGAAAAACGGACTTCAAGTTGTACCCGAGCCGGAAGACTTATCGTCCGATTTACCACTGGTGTTAAGCGACGCAGAAATGCAGCGTTTGACATGTAGCACGATGGACGAAGAGCATATTTGGCCGGCTGTGGAGAGTGACTTTGATTGTGTCGAGTCGCAGAGGTTTCAAGGCAATCGAGTTGTGCTATCTGCGGCGTATCTGAATGAATCTAGTGCTGAAATGGCTACAGATCGCCGAATCTTACTAGATTTGCCTTCGTTTGTTCCAGCAGCAGTAACAAACCAAGATCGCACGCTTGCTCAGCAACAAGTGGACGTTAGATGGCAGTCCCATTTTTCAG GGGAAAATCCATCTATGAGAGCATCCCGACATGTGAGCGAGGAGTTTGTCCCTCAACAACGGTTCGACTATGGGGTGATAAAGAAGCCGCGCAAATCAAGACGTTCAAGCCGACAGGACTCGCCGCCGATGGAAGGCGTCGAGGACTCGGAAGACAACGAAACAAGCCGAGCAACGCACAATGTTTTGGAAAGGCAAAGAAGGGAAGACTTAAAATGCCGTTTCCAGCGTTTAAGAGACAGTATTCCTGAACTCGAGGACAACGACCGAGCCTCTAAGGTCATGATACTGAAAAAAGCGCGCGAATACGTTCATCAGTTGCATTTGGAAGAAGAAAGGTTGCGAGCTGACAAAGAACTAGAACGTCAAAGGCGACTTATACTTCTAGAAAGACTTAATTGCCTACGACAAGGATACAGTGTTTTGTAA
- the LOC137970152 gene encoding transcriptional regulator Myc-like isoform X2: MFFDKRLRGPQIMDSSTHQDVIVENLTEDLYNPSIPNDDLWRKFPLPTPPYSPENCLPQATKRNFFIPSRKNGLQVVPEPEDLSSDLPLVLSDAEMQRLTCSTMDEEHIWPAVESDFDCVESQRFQGNRVVLSAAYLNESSAEMATDRRILLDLPSFVPAAVTNQDRTLAQQQVDVRWQSHFSGENPSMRASRHVSEEFVPQQRFDYGVIKKPRKSRRSSRQDSPPMEGVEDSEDNETSRATHNVLERQRREDLKCRFQRLRDSIPELEDNDRASKVMILKKAREYVHQLHLEEERLRADKELERQRRLILLERLNCLRQGYSVL, from the exons ATGTTTTTTGACAAGAGACTACGTGGACCGCAAATCATGGATTCCTCTACTCACCAAGATGTCATAGTTGAGAATCTCACAGAGGATCTATACAACCCATCGATCCCAAACGATGACTTATGGAGGAAGTTTCCGCTTCCAACACCACCATACTCTCCGGAGAACTGTCTTCCTCAAGCAACTAAGCGGAACTTCTTCATTCCATCAAGGAAAAACGGACTTCAAGTTGTACCCGAGCCGGAAGACTTATCGTCCGATTTACCACTGGTGTTAAGCGACGCAGAAATGCAGCGTTTGACATGTAGCACGATGGACGAAGAGCATATTTGGCCGGCTGTGGAGAGTGACTTTGATTGTGTCGAGTCGCAGAGGTTTCAAGGCAATCGAGTTGTGCTATCTGCGGCGTATCTGAATGAATCTAGTGCTGAAATGGCTACAGATCGCCGAATCTTACTAGATTTGCCTTCGTTTGTTCCAGCAGCAGTAACAAACCAAGATCGCACGCTTGCTCAGCAACAAGTGGACGTTAGATGGCAGTCCCATTTTTCAG GGGAAAATCCATCTATGAGAGCATCCCGACATGTGAGCGAGGAGTTTGTCCCTCAACAACGGTTCGACTATGGGGTGATAAAGAAGCCGCGCAAATCAAGACGTTCAAGCCGACAGGACTCGCCGCCGATGGAAGGCGTCGAGGACTCGGAAGACAACGAAACAAGCCGAGCAACGCACAATGTTTTGGAAAGGCAAAGAAGGGAAGACTTAAAATGCCGTTTCCAGCGTTTAAGAGACAGTATTCCTGAACTCGAGGACAACGACCGAGCCTCTAAGGTCATGATACTGAAAAAAGCGCGCGAATACGTTCATCAGTTGCATTTGGAAGAAGAAAGGTTGCGAGCTGACAAAGAACTAGAACGTCAAAGGCGACTTATACTTCTAGAAAGACTTAATTGCCTACGACAAGGATACAGTGTTTTGTAA